The genomic segment acatacacacacattgcaTACAAATTCatatacacattctcacacacatgcgctcacacatgctctcacatacacactctcacacacggggcgtcattctccgaaccccgctgggtcggagaatggccgttggccgctgtgaatcacgcccccgccaaaGTCACCAGTACCGaaaattgggcgggggcgggaatcgggccgcgccggttggcgggacccaccgctcaattctccggcccggatgggccggggtcccgcccagaaattgcctgtcccgccggcgtaaatcaaagctggtatttaccggcaggaccaggcggcgtgggcgggctccggggtcctgggggggcgggggggggggtgggcggggcgatctgaccccggggggtgcccccacggtggcccggcccgtgatcggggcccaccgatccgcgggcgggcctgtgccgtgggggcactctttcccttccgcctctgccacggcctccaccatggcggaggcggaagagactctccccactgcgcatgcgcgggaaactgtcagcggccgctgacgctcccgcgcatgcgccgcatttccgcgccagctggcgggcaacaaacgccatttccgccagctggcggggcggaaatccctctggcgccggcctagcccctcaatgttggggctcggcccccaaagatgcggagcattctgcacctttgggccggcgcgatgcccatctgattggcgccatttttggcgccagtcgccggacatcgcgccgttgggggagaatttcgcccacataTTCTTaccctcacacattctcacacacatattcacacacatttTTACATAcaatctcacatacacactctcacacacattctcacacaaatgCGCTCACCCatgctctcacatacacactctcacacacatatgctctccctcacacaatctcacacacattctcacacacattctcagacacatactcacacacacatacactcacacatgacctcacaaacacacattcacaaacacactctcatacacatatTCTAACCctcacacattgtcacacacaTGTATTCATACATacattctcacacacacgtacactctcacacgctctcacacacacactctcacacacactcacccacagtcacacattcacatacaaactcacacacatacacacactcacatactcacacactcacatacacacacaatctctcacacacttcacatacactcatacacacccatacacactcacacacacatactctcacatgctctcatatacacactctcacacactcacatacacagtcacaaacttcacatatacactcacacaatctcacacacatactcacacacacactctcacacatgcactcacacatgctcacttacATACTCTCACAAACACATTCtttccctcacactttctcacacacacatgcactcacactcactcgaacatacacacacacacattctcacacataaACTCtgccacacaccctctcacacatgctgtcacatgttcgctcactcgcacacacactcactctctcacatacacactctcacacatattcccactcacatactgacacacacactcactcacacacactcttacaaacgcactcacccacacacagtaacaatcacacacacactcacaaaaacacacttacaccaacacacactcaaacacacacagtaacccacacacacacacgcactcaaaatATACATACGCAGTAATAAttgcacacacacgcactcactcacacacactctcataaacacactcacagacacacttaaTACACGGTAacatgcagcacggtggcgccgtgggtAGCATtgcagcttcacggcgccgaggtcccaggttcgatcccggctctgggtcactgtccgtgtggagtttgcacattctcaccgtgcttgcgtgaatttcgcccccacaaccctaagatgtgctgggtaggtggattggccacgctaaaatttcccttaattggaaaaatgaattgggtcctctaaattaaaaaaaaaaccacacacagtaacaatcacactcacacacacacataaactctcatcgagagagagagacagagagagtgccagcgacagagagagagacagacagggagagagaggagagggagagagagaaagagctagagagagagagacagagagagagagagagatagagagagacagagatatatgTAACAATATGagtattgtaaggaatacaaagggcTAACAATTTGATGTAattacttctcaccaccagatggagaaaagaagcagtcatataaatatcatgtgattcctgggattctgggagaaggtgtttagatGTGAGAAAGATTTGTTGCACAGttgagagatctggggcgtcattctccgaccccccgctgggtcggagaatggtcgttggccgccgtgaatcccgcccccgcacccgccaaagtctccggtaccggagattaggtgggggcgggaatcgggccgcgccggttggcgggaccccctgctcaattctccggcctggatgggccgaagtccctcccagaaattgcctgtcccgccggcgtaaatcaaagctggtatttaccggcgggaccaggcagcgtgggcgggctccggggtcctggggcacaattctcccccaacggcgcgatgtccgccgactggcgccaaaaacggcaccaatcagacgggcatcgcgccggcccaaaggtgcggaatgttccgcatctttggaggccgagccccaatattgaggggctaggccggcgccggagggatttccgccccgccagctggcggaaatggcatttgttgccccgccagttggcgcggaaatgcagcgcatgcgcgggagcgtcagcgtccgccgacagtttcccgcgcatgcgcagtggggagagtctcttccgcctccaccatggtggaggccgtggcggaggcggaagggaaagagtgcccccacggcacaggcccgcccgcggatcggtgggccccaatcgcgggccaggccaccgtgggggcaacccccagggtcagatcgccccgcgccccccccccaggaccccggagcccgcccacgccgcctggtcccgccggtaaataccagctttgatttacgccggcgggacaggcaatttctgggcgggacttcggcccatccgggccggagaattgagcggggggtcccgccaaccggcgcagcccgattcccgcccccgcccaatctccggtactggagacttcggcgggggcaggattcacggcggccaacggccattttccgacccagcggggggtcggagaatgacgccccagttgttAGAGATATCAtatagtttaatttaataactttTACCGTGGCAACTTAATAGAATCTtacttaagtagtgtaaataaatcagttTTGTTCATTAACTTAGCTTGATATTCTTTGTTCTACACTATGTTCCCAAGATATCCTGATttacaaaacagagaacatcacaagataaagagagagcgagagagagacagagagggaaagacagagacagaaagcaagaacgagagagagagacaaagagagagctaGATCCTTCTCCACCACCTGTTGCTTCTACCATTCCCTCCAGGATGACCACGATCTCCAAGTCTTCCTTTTCCAGCTGCTGTTTGGAGAGCTCCCAGAAGGGACTTCGCTGGTCAATCTCATGACAGATGATAAGTGGTGAGACGAGGAAGAGGCGATCATCTCCGGTTTCGAATCCCACGCTGATGTCTGTCTGGTCCAGGGGGATGAATTCTCCCTCCACCGTCTGCTTGGAGCGGATGAGCTTGGCTCGGATGGAGGCCTCGACAATGTGTGAACTCCTCAGGTCTCCCACTCTGAAcatgaggcagaggtggtcatcccTGAGAGAGATAACTGCTCGGTCAGAGAAGACCAGGGTCTCAGCCCGCTTGTTAGGCTGTGAGATCTTGACAAACATGCAGCCGACCATGAAGGCATTGACCATGGAGCCGAGGATagcctggaggaggaggagagcgATCCCCTCGGGGCAGGTGTCTGTGATCACACGGTAACCGTAGCCAATTGTTGTTTCTGTTTCAATGGAGAACAGAAAGGCTGAAACAAATCCGTTTAGGTTGTTGACACAGGGAGTCCAGTTCTTGTCCTCTAGGTGTTCCAGGTCGCCGCGGTAGTAAGCGATGGACCACCAGACCATGCCGAAAGAGAGCCAGGTTAGAGTGTAAGCCAAGACAAAGACCAACAGACTGAACCGCCAGCGCAGATCCACcagggtggtgaagatatctgtgaGGTAACGGTATGTCTCCATCACATTCCCGTGCTGCACATTACATTTTCCACCCTTCTCCACGTATCGCTGCTTCCGTCTGCGAACCCGACCCCGGCCTGCCCGATCCTCCCCGCGCTCCTTCCCCACAGCCGCTTTCCGCAGGGGCATCTGGACATCCTGATAGGTTGGGGCCTTCTCCCGGCCCATGGTGCACTTTGCGGTGTGGGGTGGCGGTTTGAGtgtggggtgcgggagagtgcgagggatTGGGGGCTGGCCTAGAGGGTTCAGCAGTCACGCTCCTTCAATCACCGAATGATAATCTCACTCCAAGATCTGGAGAAGCAAAAGGGCAAATTTGAATAAGGCCATCTCTCACCAACACCTCCCATCCAATTTGGATATTCCCCAGCCTCCaaaattgcacccccccccccatcaatcactcccccattcccccatcaataccctcctccatccctccaccatcaataccctcctccatccctccaccagcaatACCCTCCTCCATTCCTCCACTATCAATACCCTCCTCTATCCTTTCACCATCAAtaccctcctccatccctccaccatcaataccctcctccatccctccaccagcaatACCCTCCTCCATTCCTCCACTATCAATACCCTCCTCTATCCTTTCACCATCAATACCCTTCTCCATCCCTCCACCATTAAtaccctcctccatccctccacTATCAATCCCCTCCCTTATTTCCCCTCCATCAAttgcctccccatcccctccatcaattgcctccccatcccctccataaATCTCCTCCCTATTcctcctccatcaatcccctccgcattccccctccatcaatcccctccgcattccccctccatcaatcccctccgcattccccctccatcaatcccctccgcattccccctccatcaatcccctccgcattccccctccatcaatcccctccgcattccccctccatcaatcccctccgcattccccctccatcaatcccctccgcattccccctccatcaatcccctccgcattccccctccatcaatcccctccgcagtccccctccatcaatcccctccgcattccccctccatcaatcccctccgcattccccctccatcaatcccctccgcattccccctccatcaatcccctccgcattccccctccatcaatcccctccgcattccccctccatcaatcccctccgcattccccctccatcaatcccctccgcattccctctccatcaatcccctccgcattccccctccatcaatcccctccgcattccccctccatcaatcccctccgcattccccctccatcaatcccctccgcattccccctccatcaatcccctccgcattccccctccatcaatcccctccgcattccccctccatcaatcccctccgcattccccctccatcaatcccctccgcattccccctccatcaatcccctccgcattccccctccatcaatcccctccgcattccccctccatcaatcccctccgcattccccctccatcaatcccctccgcattccccctccatcaatcccctccgcattccccctccatcaatcccctccgcattccccctgcatcaatcccctccgcattccccctgcatcaatcccctccgcattccccctccatcaatcccctccgcattccccctccatcaatcccctccgcattcccccaccatcaatcccctccgcattccccctccatcaatcccctccgcattccccctccatcaatcccctccgcattccccctccatcaatcccctccgcattccccctccatcaatcccctccgcattccccctccatcaatcccctccgcattccccctccatcaatcccctccgcattccccctccatcaatcccctccgcattccccctccatcaatcccctccgcattccccctccatcaatcccctccgcattccccctccatcaatcccctccgcattccccctgcatcaatcccctccgcattccccctccatcaatcccctccgcattccccctccatcaatcccctc from the Scyliorhinus torazame isolate Kashiwa2021f chromosome 10, sScyTor2.1, whole genome shotgun sequence genome contains:
- the LOC140430917 gene encoding G protein-activated inward rectifier potassium channel 3-like; the encoded protein is MGREKAPTYQDVQMPLRKAAVGKERGEDRAGRGRVRRRKQRYVEKGGKCNVQHGNVMETYRYLTDIFTTLVDLRWRFSLLVFVLAYTLTWLSFGMVWWSIAYYRGDLEHLEDKNWTPCVNNLNGFVSAFLFSIETETTIGYGYRVITDTCPEGIALLLLQAILGSMVNAFMVGCMFVKISQPNKRAETLVFSDRAVISLRDDHLCLMFRVGDLRSSHIVEASIRAKLIRSKQTVEGEFIPLDQTDISVGFETGDDRLFLVSPLIICHEIDQRSPFWELSKQQLEKEDLEIVVILEGMVEATGMTCQARSSYLGEEVQWGHRFMSVLSLENGRYEVDYGTFHQTFEVTTPVSSARQLAEEAAAAEAHLYWSVSSRLDHRSGGKGNEESIRPVGDNSSEQQQPNGNLSSTENESKL